A genomic window from Cricetulus griseus strain 17A/GY chromosome 4, alternate assembly CriGri-PICRH-1.0, whole genome shotgun sequence includes:
- the Prkab1 gene encoding 5'-AMP-activated protein kinase subunit beta-1 isoform X1 encodes MGNTSSERAALERQGGHKTARRDSSGGAKDGDRPKILMDSPEDADIFHSEEIKVAPEKEEFLAWQHDLEVNDKAPAQARPTVFRWTGGGKEVYLSGSFNNWSKLPLTRSQNNFVAILDLPEGEHQYKFFVDGQWTHDPSEPIVTSQLGTVNNIIQVKKTDFEVFDALMVDSQKCSDVSELSSSPPGPYHQEPYISKPEERFKAPPILPPHLLQVILNKDTGISCDPALLPEPNHVMLNHLYALSIKDGVMVLSATHRYKKKYVTTLLYKPI; translated from the exons ATGGGCAACACGAGCAGCGAGCGCGCCGCGCTGGAGCGGCAGGGCGGCCACAAGACGGCGCGGAGGGACAGCTCGGGGGGCGCCAAGGATGGGGACAGGCCCAAGATCCTGATGGACAGTCCCGAAGACGCCGACATCTTCCACTCGGAGGAAATCAAGGTG GCTCCAGAGAAGGAGGAATTCCTGGCCTGGCAGCATGATCTTGAAGTGAATGATAAAGCCCCCGCCCAGGCTCGGCCAACTGTGTTTCGATGGACAGGGGGTGGAAAAGAGGTCTACTTGTCTGGATCCTTCAACAACTGGAGCAAGCTTCCACTCACAAGGAG cCAAAATAACTTTGTCGCCATCCTGGATCTGCCCGAAGGAGAGCATCAGTACAAATTCTTTGTGGATGGTCAGTGGACGCACGATCCTTCTGAG CCAATAGTAACCAGCCAGCTTGGCACAGTTAACAACATCATTCaagtgaagaaaactgactttgaaGTATTTGATGCTTTAATGGTGGATTCCCAAAAGTGCTCCGATGTGTCTG AGCTGTCCAGCTCCCCTCCAGGACCTTACCATCAGGAGCCTTACATCTCTAAACCAGAAGAGCGGTTCAAAGCCCCACCCATCCTCCCTCCACACCTGCTGCAGGTCATCCTGAACAAGGACACGGGCATTTCT TGTGATCCAGCGCTGCTTCCAGAGCCCAACCACGTCATGCTGAACCACCTGTATGCACTCTCCATCAAG GACGGAGTGATGGTGCTTAGTGCAACCCACCGGTACAAGAAGAAGTATGTCACCACCCTCCTCTATAAGCCCA
- the Prkab1 gene encoding 5'-AMP-activated protein kinase subunit beta-1 isoform X2, with amino-acid sequence MGNTSSERAALERQGGHKTARRDSSGGAKDGDRPKILMDSPEDADIFHSEEIKAPEKEEFLAWQHDLEVNDKAPAQARPTVFRWTGGGKEVYLSGSFNNWSKLPLTRSQNNFVAILDLPEGEHQYKFFVDGQWTHDPSEPIVTSQLGTVNNIIQVKKTDFEVFDALMVDSQKCSDVSELSSSPPGPYHQEPYISKPEERFKAPPILPPHLLQVILNKDTGISCDPALLPEPNHVMLNHLYALSIKDGVMVLSATHRYKKKYVTTLLYKPI; translated from the exons ATGGGCAACACGAGCAGCGAGCGCGCCGCGCTGGAGCGGCAGGGCGGCCACAAGACGGCGCGGAGGGACAGCTCGGGGGGCGCCAAGGATGGGGACAGGCCCAAGATCCTGATGGACAGTCCCGAAGACGCCGACATCTTCCACTCGGAGGAAATCAAG GCTCCAGAGAAGGAGGAATTCCTGGCCTGGCAGCATGATCTTGAAGTGAATGATAAAGCCCCCGCCCAGGCTCGGCCAACTGTGTTTCGATGGACAGGGGGTGGAAAAGAGGTCTACTTGTCTGGATCCTTCAACAACTGGAGCAAGCTTCCACTCACAAGGAG cCAAAATAACTTTGTCGCCATCCTGGATCTGCCCGAAGGAGAGCATCAGTACAAATTCTTTGTGGATGGTCAGTGGACGCACGATCCTTCTGAG CCAATAGTAACCAGCCAGCTTGGCACAGTTAACAACATCATTCaagtgaagaaaactgactttgaaGTATTTGATGCTTTAATGGTGGATTCCCAAAAGTGCTCCGATGTGTCTG AGCTGTCCAGCTCCCCTCCAGGACCTTACCATCAGGAGCCTTACATCTCTAAACCAGAAGAGCGGTTCAAAGCCCCACCCATCCTCCCTCCACACCTGCTGCAGGTCATCCTGAACAAGGACACGGGCATTTCT TGTGATCCAGCGCTGCTTCCAGAGCCCAACCACGTCATGCTGAACCACCTGTATGCACTCTCCATCAAG GACGGAGTGATGGTGCTTAGTGCAACCCACCGGTACAAGAAGAAGTATGTCACCACCCTCCTCTATAAGCCCA